A single region of the Enterococcus mundtii genome encodes:
- a CDS encoding Gfo/Idh/MocA family protein, which produces MLKIGIMSGASIVPRVVEGIKESGVAQAVAIATRRLEKAQQLATELGIPKAYGSYEALLSDNEIELIYIPLINHLHFSAAKAAIQAKKHVLLEKPFTLHSEQAQELYALAKEHKVFLMEAQKALFLPAIEDVKKTIGSGKIGQVKLVDIRDARPGSEKIPWFWKMEQGGGVLISNASYPLSVSQYLFGTGFDEYNGLCVEHGEGLTDEECMVSLKKKDLFISLFLTTKMDFTSTYTIVGEKGTIIIPNYWKTDHYTIQMNNGKVLTKDFPMDSEFVFEIRHVADLLSSGKKQDTVVDPNMTITNVQVVDDLYHKWFGNDWKNVRG; this is translated from the coding sequence ATGCTGAAAATCGGTATTATGAGCGGTGCTTCGATCGTGCCACGTGTTGTGGAGGGGATCAAAGAAAGTGGCGTGGCACAAGCTGTAGCGATTGCGACACGTCGCTTAGAAAAGGCGCAACAGTTAGCCACAGAGTTAGGCATTCCAAAAGCGTATGGCAGTTACGAAGCGTTACTTTCTGACAACGAGATAGAACTGATTTATATTCCATTGATCAATCACTTGCATTTTTCAGCCGCGAAAGCCGCGATCCAAGCAAAGAAACATGTGCTTTTAGAGAAGCCTTTTACGCTACATTCGGAGCAAGCACAAGAACTCTATGCCTTGGCTAAGGAGCACAAGGTTTTTCTCATGGAAGCACAAAAAGCCCTATTTCTACCTGCGATCGAAGACGTAAAAAAAACCATTGGATCAGGAAAAATCGGTCAAGTAAAATTAGTCGATATTCGTGATGCTCGACCGGGTTCTGAAAAAATCCCTTGGTTTTGGAAGATGGAACAAGGAGGTGGCGTATTGATTTCCAACGCCTCTTACCCATTAAGTGTCAGTCAATATTTATTTGGTACAGGATTTGATGAATATAACGGCTTATGTGTAGAACATGGAGAAGGTCTGACGGATGAAGAGTGTATGGTCAGCCTGAAGAAGAAAGACCTTTTCATCAGTTTATTCCTTACGACAAAAATGGATTTTACTAGTACGTATACCATCGTTGGAGAAAAAGGCACGATCATCATCCCTAACTATTGGAAAACAGACCATTATACGATCCAGATGAACAACGGAAAAGTGTTAACAAAAGATTTTCCAATGGATAGTGAATTTGTCTTTGAGATCCGTCATGTCGCCGATTTACTTTCCTCAGGTAAGAAGCAAGATACGGTGGTCGATCCAAACATGACGATTACAAATGTTCAAGTCGTTGATGATCTTTACCATAAGTGGTTTGGGAATGATTGGAAAAACGTGAGGGGATAA
- the spxB gene encoding pyruvate oxidase, translated as MSTINAGIAMVKVLESWGVDHIYGIPGGSFNSIMDALYHEKDQIDYIQVRHEEVGALAAAADAKLTGKVGAVFGSAGPGATHLINGLYDAQMDHVPVVALLGQVASTSMNYTAFQELNENPIFADVSVYNRTVMTPESLPYVVDEAIKAAYAHQGVAVVTIPVDFGFEEIEWQDVSNASTYKTGVILPEIEDVKAALPYLEQAQKPVLFIGQGVRHGYDQIKKFTEYFKMPVVASVLAKGIVPDEDKNFLGFAGRVATKPANEALAEADLILFVGSDFPFGRTFFNPEAAFIQVDIDAAKFGRRHHTDLAILGDGKTTLEKLIELGNERTEDAWYLANQENLRNWRRWLTSFEEPTEKSIRPEAVYKEINRIAERDAIFVTDVGNTTIHSIRLLNMTGEQLHTTSGWFATMGNGIPGGIAAKLSFPERQVFTLSGDGGFAMVMQDILTQVSYQLPIINVVFSNDSFGFIEAEQEDTEQQKFGVSLEQADFGKACEALGADGFTITHYEQLRPALDAAAKSDRPVVIDVKIPNKRPLPVEDLHLDPRKYSEEEIERFKEKYEVHDMPVLHEIYTHHLSKQL; from the coding sequence ATGTCAACGATAAATGCCGGTATTGCCATGGTAAAAGTGCTTGAAAGCTGGGGAGTTGATCATATTTATGGGATTCCGGGTGGTTCGTTCAATTCCATTATGGATGCGTTGTACCATGAAAAAGACCAAATCGATTATATCCAAGTACGTCATGAAGAAGTAGGCGCGTTAGCTGCCGCAGCGGATGCCAAATTAACAGGAAAAGTCGGAGCTGTCTTTGGCTCAGCTGGTCCTGGAGCCACTCATTTGATCAACGGACTTTACGATGCTCAAATGGATCACGTCCCAGTTGTCGCCCTTTTAGGGCAAGTGGCTTCGACTTCTATGAATTATACTGCCTTTCAAGAATTAAATGAAAATCCAATTTTCGCTGATGTTAGTGTTTATAATCGGACAGTCATGACACCTGAAAGTTTACCTTATGTCGTTGATGAAGCGATCAAGGCAGCTTATGCACATCAAGGAGTCGCTGTTGTGACGATCCCAGTTGATTTTGGTTTTGAAGAAATCGAGTGGCAGGATGTTTCTAATGCTTCTACGTACAAAACAGGGGTGATCCTCCCTGAGATTGAAGACGTGAAAGCAGCCCTTCCTTATCTCGAACAAGCTCAAAAACCTGTCTTGTTCATAGGTCAAGGTGTTCGTCATGGCTATGATCAGATCAAGAAATTTACCGAATATTTCAAAATGCCCGTGGTTGCCTCTGTTTTAGCAAAAGGAATCGTGCCAGATGAAGACAAAAATTTTCTTGGATTTGCAGGTCGGGTAGCGACAAAACCTGCGAATGAAGCATTAGCAGAAGCCGATTTGATTTTATTTGTAGGAAGTGACTTTCCTTTTGGGCGAACCTTTTTCAATCCAGAAGCTGCTTTTATCCAAGTCGATATTGATGCCGCCAAATTCGGCCGCCGTCATCATACCGATTTAGCTATTTTAGGGGATGGTAAAACAACGTTAGAAAAACTGATTGAATTGGGGAACGAACGCACAGAAGATGCTTGGTATCTAGCCAATCAAGAAAATCTTCGCAATTGGCGGCGTTGGTTAACGTCCTTTGAAGAACCCACGGAGAAATCGATTCGACCAGAAGCGGTCTATAAAGAAATCAACCGAATTGCCGAACGTGATGCTATTTTTGTGACAGATGTTGGAAATACGACCATTCATTCGATTCGTTTACTGAACATGACTGGTGAGCAGTTACACACTACTTCGGGTTGGTTTGCGACGATGGGAAATGGTATACCCGGCGGAATCGCCGCTAAATTAAGCTTTCCGGAGAGACAAGTCTTTACTTTGAGCGGAGACGGCGGTTTTGCCATGGTGATGCAAGATATCTTGACTCAAGTCAGCTATCAGTTGCCAATCATCAATGTCGTTTTCTCAAATGATTCATTCGGATTTATCGAAGCAGAACAAGAAGATACTGAACAACAAAAATTTGGTGTTTCCCTTGAACAAGCTGATTTTGGGAAAGCCTGCGAAGCCTTAGGTGCCGATGGCTTCACGATCACACACTACGAACAATTACGCCCTGCCTTAGATGCTGCGGCGAAATCTGATCGACCAGTCGTGATCGACGTCAAGATCCCCAACAAACGGCCCTTACCTGTCGAAGACTTACACTTAGACCCAAGAAAGTATAGCGAAGAAGAAATTGAGCGCTTCAAAGAAAAATACGAAGTACATGATATGCCGGTGCTTCATGAAATATATACGCATCATCTTTCTAAACAGTTGTAA